A genomic stretch from Glaciecola nitratireducens FR1064 includes:
- the flhB gene encoding flagellar biosynthesis protein FlhB, with protein MADDSYEKTEEPTPKKLEDARKKGQIARSRELSTALVLVFSAIAFFFVGSIIAKAMFEVMKRSFTLSRDETYDKIHMFQILEMAVTESSLPVMMFMIISLIGGVYGSIALGGYNFTWKSAAPKGNRLSPLEGFKRMFGMNALVELIKGIAKVLVIGFMAYLALYIFRDEALHLDMELYPLNLFHALNMVEWAFLLLCCGMIPIALIDVPYQSFKHNKEMKMTLQEVKDERKNAEGDPQVKGRIRRLQYQASANRMMQAVPEADVIVTNPTHYSVAIKYEQDGDRAPIMVAKGADELAMHIRKIANAHDVPIIQSPMLARAIYYSTEPDQEIPSKLFMAVAQVLAYVYQLKAYKKGKASRPKALKKNLPIPPELRR; from the coding sequence ATGGCTGATGACTCGTACGAAAAGACCGAGGAACCCACACCCAAAAAACTCGAAGACGCCCGAAAAAAAGGGCAGATTGCGCGATCTCGCGAATTGTCCACCGCGTTGGTACTGGTTTTCAGCGCAATCGCGTTCTTTTTCGTCGGTAGTATCATAGCGAAAGCAATGTTTGAAGTTATGAAGCGCTCCTTTACGCTGTCGCGTGATGAAACCTATGACAAAATCCACATGTTTCAAATATTGGAAATGGCAGTTACTGAATCTAGCTTACCGGTGATGATGTTTATGATTATTTCATTAATTGGAGGTGTTTACGGCAGCATTGCTCTTGGTGGTTATAATTTCACATGGAAATCAGCAGCACCCAAAGGCAATCGTTTGAGTCCGCTTGAAGGCTTCAAAAGAATGTTTGGTATGAATGCCTTAGTTGAGTTAATCAAAGGCATTGCTAAAGTTTTGGTGATTGGCTTCATGGCTTATTTAGCGTTGTATATTTTTAGAGATGAAGCGTTGCATTTAGACATGGAGCTTTATCCATTGAACCTATTTCATGCCTTAAATATGGTTGAATGGGCATTTTTACTCTTATGCTGTGGGATGATACCAATTGCTTTGATTGACGTGCCTTATCAGAGCTTCAAGCACAATAAAGAAATGAAAATGACGCTACAAGAGGTAAAAGACGAACGTAAAAATGCCGAGGGTGATCCACAAGTCAAAGGCAGGATCCGAAGGTTACAATATCAAGCCTCCGCTAATCGTATGATGCAAGCCGTGCCAGAGGCTGACGTTATTGTTACCAACCCGACACATTATTCGGTCGCTATTAAGTATGAACAAGACGGCGACCGAGCACCGATAATGGTTGCGAAAGGTGCAGATGAACTAGCAATGCATATTCGTAAAATAGCTAACGCACATGACGTACCTATAATTCAATCTCCAATGCTAGCGCGTGCTATCTACTATAGTACAGAGCCCGACCAGGAAATTCCTTCCAAACTATTTATGGCTGTGGCGCAAGTTCTGGCTTACGTCTATCAATTGAAAGCCTATAAAAAAGGCAAAGCAAGCCGTCCGAAAGCACTCAAAAAGAATCTACCGATACCGCCAGAGCTGAGACGTTAA
- a CDS encoding ligand-binding sensor domain-containing protein: MKPLIDKFLYCCLLGLAALSLGYSSLVMCSDASQYQTSRIKNYGVSDGLKQTSVYDIALDKNGYIWLATQSGIDKFDGYNFTNYGQSDVPGKGPSGSLIYNLEIHPISGDIWIATVNGLNVLRSESQLFESFELYDHQGKSDKSIKIIFIDSDQNIYVGTDKGLYRQRADEDGFKIVSMPNQATVIIDVISLNKDKLLVATSNGVMSYNKKTEVWRDEILPMLEVTALEIDNQGYLWAGTKAQGLFRAKIGEDTFSAVTSVVSTVGFSDSIINDIQQMNDDSIWVATTRGIFIFPDPTDTSFVNLVNRANGGETKVEEHVSKLFKTDSGLIFFGTYSSGFNVLDLNSTMFSRFFLYPNQVSYFVAKEADDSLWVATKEGVYKVNADNSVEGPWIGKSEKESINQVKTLAFQDKTNTLWIGSRLGLGKLVSGDTYIRDMGIKNASVYSITVGLDENIWVGTWTEGLYVFDPVANRIVKNFDLPMATRILPISDDLVLVSTANGLILINPQTDEIRKLNNDPEDKNSLVHDVVTWVSARDETSYYVGTQGHGLLLLELSDFNGEAKFSRLFLNTILSASSIAAVVGDDNGNLWIATESKIFRASLESGRVDAFDDNDGVNTTGYYIGSYAKKNDGTIVFVGDQGVTYFSPELVEKPDDLLGLHFTRIAILNGNDSRGINEKFNIVPNEEAAVTRILLSPDDILVSIEFAAIEFGSPESIEYAYRLIGFDDRWQYVDSKNRTATYTNLSPSTYILEVKSTNRYGVWNDKPQRMTIQVLPPWWQTVWATITFGILAIVLVFVIFRWRTYALHKRSVTLYQNVQEKTIELQMANEKLTLLTTLDPLTQVYNRRGFTDAVGKAFSKYKRSNELFSIILIDIDFFKRINDEYGHEAGDQVLIKFANVLAQCMRDYDILARWGGEEFIVLLPNTELKDAINIANKYRERIRNEVFTVADTSLQISLTAGAADIEGYTSVDQCIKRADDLLYEGKNLGRDQVLPML, from the coding sequence TTGAAGCCACTAATAGATAAGTTCTTGTATTGTTGCCTGCTGGGCTTGGCTGCCTTATCGCTGGGTTATAGCTCTCTTGTTATGTGCTCGGACGCATCTCAATACCAAACTTCCCGCATTAAAAATTACGGTGTCAGTGACGGACTCAAGCAAACGTCTGTGTATGATATTGCTTTAGACAAAAACGGTTATATATGGCTTGCTACCCAATCGGGAATCGACAAGTTTGACGGCTACAACTTCACTAATTACGGTCAAAGCGATGTCCCAGGAAAAGGACCTTCAGGTTCATTGATATACAATTTAGAAATTCATCCTATCTCAGGGGATATTTGGATTGCGACGGTGAACGGTTTGAACGTTTTGCGTTCAGAATCCCAGTTGTTTGAATCGTTTGAGCTCTATGATCATCAAGGTAAGTCTGACAAATCGATTAAGATAATTTTTATCGATTCAGACCAGAACATCTATGTCGGCACAGACAAAGGCTTATATAGACAAAGAGCGGATGAAGACGGATTTAAAATCGTTTCAATGCCAAATCAGGCGACCGTTATTATTGATGTTATCTCGTTAAACAAAGATAAATTGTTGGTTGCTACCAGCAATGGTGTAATGAGCTATAACAAAAAAACAGAGGTCTGGCGTGATGAAATTCTGCCAATGCTCGAAGTTACTGCACTGGAAATAGATAACCAAGGCTACTTGTGGGCTGGCACCAAAGCTCAAGGTCTATTTAGAGCGAAAATTGGCGAGGACACTTTTTCTGCTGTAACAAGCGTTGTCTCTACAGTGGGTTTCTCCGACAGCATCATAAACGATATTCAACAAATGAATGATGATTCTATTTGGGTTGCAACGACCAGAGGAATTTTCATCTTTCCCGATCCAACTGATACTTCGTTTGTTAACTTAGTTAACCGCGCGAATGGCGGTGAAACGAAAGTAGAGGAGCACGTCAGTAAGCTCTTTAAAACTGATAGTGGGTTAATATTCTTTGGCACCTACAGTTCTGGCTTCAACGTATTGGATTTGAATTCAACTATGTTCAGTCGCTTTTTCTTATACCCAAATCAAGTCAGCTATTTCGTTGCTAAGGAAGCTGACGATAGCTTGTGGGTGGCTACCAAAGAAGGCGTTTACAAAGTTAACGCTGACAATAGCGTTGAGGGCCCTTGGATAGGAAAGTCTGAAAAAGAGTCGATTAATCAAGTGAAAACCTTAGCCTTTCAAGACAAGACAAATACGCTTTGGATTGGTTCGCGCTTAGGCTTAGGTAAACTTGTCTCAGGTGACACATATATACGAGACATGGGCATTAAAAATGCCTCTGTCTATTCGATAACGGTTGGCTTGGACGAAAACATATGGGTCGGCACATGGACAGAAGGTTTATATGTTTTTGATCCCGTTGCTAACCGCATTGTAAAAAACTTTGATTTGCCGATGGCAACAAGAATATTGCCAATATCGGATGACTTAGTTTTAGTTTCGACAGCCAACGGGCTGATACTAATTAATCCTCAAACGGATGAAATTAGAAAGTTAAATAATGATCCAGAAGATAAAAATAGCTTAGTTCATGATGTAGTAACTTGGGTTTCAGCGCGTGATGAAACTAGTTACTATGTTGGCACTCAAGGACATGGACTATTGTTGTTAGAGCTAAGCGACTTTAACGGTGAAGCAAAATTTAGTCGATTATTTTTGAATACGATATTGTCTGCTTCTTCAATTGCCGCAGTAGTTGGTGATGACAATGGAAATCTGTGGATCGCAACAGAAAGTAAAATTTTTCGTGCCAGTTTAGAATCGGGGAGAGTCGATGCATTTGATGATAATGATGGCGTAAATACGACAGGATATTACATTGGTTCTTACGCTAAAAAGAATGACGGAACTATCGTTTTTGTTGGTGATCAGGGCGTTACTTACTTTTCCCCAGAGCTCGTTGAAAAGCCCGATGACTTGCTAGGTCTTCATTTTACGCGAATTGCTATTTTAAATGGAAACGACAGCCGCGGTATTAATGAGAAATTCAATATTGTGCCAAATGAAGAAGCCGCGGTTACGAGGATATTATTATCACCAGACGACATTTTGGTTAGCATCGAGTTTGCCGCAATTGAGTTCGGTAGCCCTGAAAGCATTGAGTATGCATATCGCTTAATTGGCTTCGACGATCGCTGGCAGTATGTCGATAGTAAAAACCGTACGGCTACTTACACAAATTTGAGTCCTAGCACTTATATTCTCGAGGTCAAATCAACCAATCGATACGGCGTTTGGAATGACAAGCCACAGAGAATGACTATTCAGGTATTGCCTCCATGGTGGCAGACCGTTTGGGCTACTATCACTTTTGGTATCCTAGCAATCGTTTTAGTATTTGTTATATTCAGATGGCGCACTTACGCATTGCACAAGCGCTCAGTGACGCTCTATCAAAACGTGCAAGAAAAAACCATTGAGCTGCAAATGGCCAATGAAAAACTGACCTTGCTAACGACCCTAGACCCTCTTACTCAAGTCTATAATCGACGAGGCTTTACCGACGCTGTTGGAAAAGCGTTCTCAAAGTATAAAAGAAGTAATGAGTTGTTCTCTATTATTCTGATAGATATTGATTTTTTTAAACGTATTAACGATGAATATGGTCATGAAGCAGGCGACCAAGTGTTGATCAAATTTGCTAACGTTCTTGCGCAATGTATGCGCGATTACGATATTTTGGCGCGCTGGGGCGGAGAGGAGTTTATCGTCTTATTGCCTAACACAGAACTCAAAGACGCCATTAATATCGCGAATAAATATCGCGAAAGGATCCGCAATGAAGTCTTTACTGTGGCTGACACCTCACTTCAAATATCATTAACTGCAGGAGCCGCGGACATTGAAGGATATACCTCTGTTGATCAATGCATCAAGCGCGCAGACGACCTCTTATATGAAGGTAAAAACTTAGGTAGAGACCAAGTATTACCCATGCTCTAA
- the fliO gene encoding flagellar biosynthetic protein FliO, with protein MLLVKSRESKNSGKSLYKIGAYLLFLFLFCSVVSAEASASTPQTLQNPSSILSIFLSLLLVVAIIFALAFIARRFNVTQAGNGQLKVVASMAAGAKEKIMVIDVGGEQFLIGITAHNINQLGKLENPIETSITNKSGAQPANLAFKDKLVKAMAETMIGAKKGKAHE; from the coding sequence ATGTTATTAGTCAAGTCGAGAGAATCAAAAAACTCAGGTAAAAGCCTTTATAAAATAGGGGCTTACCTTCTATTCTTATTTCTATTTTGTAGCGTGGTCAGCGCGGAGGCTTCGGCCTCCACCCCCCAGACCCTACAGAACCCCTCATCAATACTGTCAATTTTTCTTAGCCTTTTACTCGTAGTCGCCATTATTTTTGCGCTCGCTTTCATTGCGCGCCGGTTTAATGTCACTCAAGCAGGAAACGGTCAATTAAAAGTGGTTGCATCGATGGCTGCGGGCGCCAAAGAAAAAATCATGGTTATCGATGTTGGCGGTGAACAATTTCTAATCGGTATTACAGCGCACAACATCAACCAGTTGGGCAAGCTTGAGAATCCGATAGAAACTAGCATTACTAATAAAAGTGGCGCACAACCCGCTAATCTTGCATTCAAGGATAAGTTGGTAAAAGCGATGGCTGAAACGATGATTGGCGCGAAAAAGGGGAAAGCCCATGAATAG
- the fliP gene encoding flagellar type III secretion system pore protein FliP (The bacterial flagellar biogenesis protein FliP forms a type III secretion system (T3SS)-type pore required for flagellar assembly.): MNSHMLTRGFIAKLALLIALTILFSGSAIAEQGIQAITVTTTDDGNQEYSMTLQALFIMTALSLIPAFIMMMTSFTRIIVVLSILRQAIGLQQSPSNQILIGVSLFLSMFIMAPVFEEINEKALQPYLSEEMTSIEAFNIAKEPMRAFMLSQTRVKDLETFVQIGGYEDLYDDPADVPLTVLIPAFVTSELKTAFQIGFMLFIPFLILDLVVASILMAMGMMMLSPMIVSLPFKLMLFVLVDGWNLIFGTLATSFGMGV; this comes from the coding sequence ATGAATAGTCACATGTTGACCCGTGGCTTTATTGCCAAACTTGCGTTGTTAATCGCACTGACCATTCTGTTTAGTGGAAGCGCCATCGCAGAGCAGGGAATTCAAGCGATTACGGTCACAACAACCGATGACGGTAATCAAGAATATTCGATGACGCTGCAAGCGCTCTTCATTATGACGGCGCTCAGTTTAATTCCTGCGTTTATCATGATGATGACGTCATTCACGCGAATTATTGTTGTATTGTCAATTTTACGTCAGGCGATTGGCCTACAACAATCGCCATCAAATCAAATTCTCATTGGCGTCAGTTTATTTTTATCCATGTTTATTATGGCGCCTGTGTTTGAAGAGATTAATGAAAAAGCATTGCAGCCTTATTTAAGCGAAGAGATGACGTCAATAGAAGCGTTCAATATCGCAAAGGAGCCGATGCGTGCCTTTATGCTGTCGCAAACTCGAGTCAAAGATTTAGAAACGTTTGTGCAAATTGGTGGATATGAGGATTTATATGACGATCCTGCTGATGTGCCTTTGACCGTATTGATTCCAGCATTTGTTACCAGTGAACTAAAAACCGCTTTCCAAATTGGCTTTATGTTGTTTATTCCGTTTTTGATATTGGACTTAGTGGTGGCATCGATACTGATGGCGATGGGGATGATGATGCTATCGCCCATGATTGTGTCATTGCCTTTTAAGCTCATGTTGTTTGTTCTGGTTGATGGTTGGAACCTTATATTTGGTACCTTAGCCACTAGTTTCGGTATGGGAGTCTGA
- the fliQ gene encoding flagellar biosynthesis protein FliQ, with protein MSPEVFVEILREAMLVVIVLVSAVIVPSLIIGLIVAVFQAATSINEQTMSFLPRLIVTLLALSWGGSWLVQKMMDFTFEMVYRIPSVVG; from the coding sequence ATGAGTCCTGAGGTATTCGTCGAAATATTGCGCGAAGCGATGTTGGTGGTCATTGTGCTAGTGTCTGCGGTGATTGTACCCAGCTTAATTATTGGTTTGATAGTGGCAGTTTTCCAAGCCGCGACTTCAATTAACGAACAAACCATGAGTTTTCTTCCACGCTTAATTGTTACTTTATTGGCATTGAGTTGGGGGGGCAGTTGGTTGGTGCAAAAGATGATGGATTTCACTTTTGAAATGGTTTACCGCATTCCGTCGGTGGTTGGTTAA
- the fliR gene encoding flagellar biosynthetic protein FliR translates to MEILESTIINFLSDYLLPFMRISGLFAAMVGISAKTIPTPIRTLLAVLLTFMIVPNVPPVPVDDLVNLGTFLLGIKQLIIGIVIGFISMMVLNTFVLAGQIIAMQTGLGFASIVDPVNGISVPAVGQFYLILATLLFWTFDGHLAMIQMIVMSFKAFPIDSPWWTGEQFRLVAHWGGWMFISAVTMSLAPIVSLLIVNLAFGVMTKAAPQLNIFSLGFSIAQITGLVIIYITLSNQVYHFEQQWQRAQEFMCKLLLTC, encoded by the coding sequence ATGGAAATACTAGAATCAACAATTATTAATTTTCTCTCAGACTACCTGTTGCCGTTTATGCGCATTTCGGGTTTGTTTGCGGCAATGGTCGGTATTAGCGCCAAAACTATACCAACGCCGATTAGGACATTATTAGCCGTATTGTTGACCTTTATGATCGTACCTAATGTTCCCCCCGTCCCCGTTGATGACTTGGTGAATCTAGGAACCTTTTTACTGGGTATTAAGCAATTAATTATCGGTATTGTCATTGGTTTTATTTCGATGATGGTATTGAACACCTTTGTGCTCGCTGGCCAAATTATTGCAATGCAAACAGGTTTAGGCTTCGCTTCTATTGTTGACCCTGTGAATGGCATTAGCGTGCCTGCTGTAGGCCAGTTTTATCTTATTTTGGCAACACTGTTGTTTTGGACTTTTGACGGCCACCTAGCCATGATCCAGATGATAGTGATGAGTTTTAAAGCTTTTCCCATCGACTCACCATGGTGGACTGGCGAACAGTTTCGCTTAGTTGCACATTGGGGGGGGTGGATGTTTATTTCAGCCGTCACTATGTCTCTAGCGCCAATTGTTTCTCTATTAATCGTAAACCTAGCATTTGGTGTTATGACTAAAGCAGCACCGCAGTTGAATATTTTTAGTTTGGGCTTTTCAATCGCGCAAATCACCGGGTTGGTTATTATCTATATTACTTTAAGTAACCAGGTCTATCACTTTGAGCAACAATGGCAGCGAGCACAAGAATTTATGTGCAAGCTATTGTTGACCTGTTAA